The DNA segment ATCATTGGAAATTCAATATAACATTCAAATCCTTTATTTGAATTACAAATAGTAAAATCACCATCAATTTGACCAACAAGAGAATCAACAAGGATTTTACCTAATGAATCTTTATCTAAGTCATTTGATAAACCTACACCATTATCAAAATAATGAACTTTACATAAATTATCATCAGATTTAATAGAACAAACAATTTCTTTTTTACCTTCAAATCCATCAGGAAAAGCATATTTAATTGAATTTATAATCAACTCATTTAGAATTAATGAAAATGGCATCATTATATTTACATTTAAATATAAGTTCTCTTTAAGATCAAAAACAAAATTTATTCCCATATTAGAATATAAATCTAAAAGATTATTTTTGAACTTTATAAAAAATTCATTTAAAAGAACATAATCAAATTTATCTTCTGAATAAAGTTTTTCATGTATAATTGCCATTGATGAAATATATACTTTCATAGAATGGATTATCTCAGAATCTGAAAATTGAAATCTCTGTTGAATATTAATTAAACTGTTTAAAATTTGTAGATTATTTTTAACCCTATGATGAACCTCTTTTAATAATATACTTTTTTGATTATTTAATTCAAGAAGTTCTAATTTATCTTCAATAATTATATTATCATTTTTAACAACAATTAATAATGATTGTTCTTCATTAATTTCAGTACTTACAAAATATACTTCTAAACATTTAATTAAATCACCAGTATCATAAAAAACATTATTTATAAAAGCAATTTTAGTTTTAAAATTTTTTAAATTTTCAATGATTCCTTTAAGTTTTTTATCTGTATTTTTATAATTAATAATATTTTTAGATATTTCATCAATTAAATTATTAAAATCAAAATTAGATGAATCATATTCTTTAACTCCAAAAATTTTAAAGAATCCATTTTGGAATTTAAGTTTATAACTATCTTGAGTAATACATAAAATACCAAGCATCTTATAAAGATTATAATCATCAAATACATTTACATTAAAATAAGGACTAATATCTTTAAATAAATTTTCTTTATCCTTATATTTATAATACTCCATAATAACACCAATTAATATAAAAAATGATTAAATTAAAATAAAAAAAATAATAGTTAATATTACTTAATATCTTATAATATAAATAATTTAAAGATAAAATATTGATAAATAAAAAAATTAAAATATTTTATTAAAATTAAAACTCAACCATAATAATCCAAAATTTTCTATAAACTCCAATAAAATACCTAAAATTAAAACTCAACCATAATAATCTCAAAATTCTATAAACTTCAATAAATACCTAAAAATTAAAACTCATTCATAGTAATCTCAAATTTTTTATAAACTTCCATAAGATACTTAGAGATTTCAAGATGTTGTGGACATATTTTAGAACATTCACCACAATCAACACATTCTGAAGCAAGTCCTTTATCTGGACTTAAACCAATTGTTCTATAATATATTTGTTGAGTTGAAAAGTCTTTAAATCCAAGTAAACTTGCTTGATTATATAGATTAAAATATTCTGCAATTGGAATATGTCTTTCACATATACCATCTTCTAAACAGTATCCACAACCAGTACAAGGAATAGCTACTGAATCATTAATAATTTCTGTAACATCACTAAGAAGAGTTAATTCATTAAGTGTAATTGGTTTAAATTCATTAAATGTTTTAATATTATCTTTTAATTGTTCTAAATCACCTACACCAGATAAAACATAAGATACATTATCTAAACTTCCAGAAAACCTTAAACCCCATTTAGCTATTGAATCATTAGGATGATAATTTTTTAATAGATTTTTAGCAGAATCAGGCATATTAACAATAGTTCCTCCTTTTAAAGGTTCCATTACTAATATTTCAAGACCATAATCTAATGCAATCTCATAACATTCTTTTGCTTTAATTGATTCATTTTCCCAATCTACAAAATTAATTTGTAAAAGTATAAAGTCCATCTCTGGATGTTTACTAAGAATTTCTTTTAATAATTCTGGTGTATCATGAAAAGAAAATCCTATTTTTTTAGCTTTACCTTCCTCTTTTAATTTTTTAATAAAACTAAAACAATCTACATCTTTAAATATTGTTTTACTCCATGTACTTAAGTTATGTAACATATAATAATCAAAGTATTCTACACCACATCTTTGAATTTGTATATTAAAAATATTTTTCATATCTTCTTCTTTTTCAATACTAAACAAAGGTAATTTATTTGATAATATATATGAATCCCTTGGATATTTATCAACAAGTGTTTTCTTAATTGCTTTTTCACTTTCACCATTATGATAAGGATAAGCAGTATCAAAGAAATTAACACCATTTTCCATTGCTGTATCTACCATTTCTTGTAATTGATTAATATCAATATCTTCTACATTATCATCAATTACAGGTAACCTCATTAAACCAAAACCAAATTCTGCAGCCATCAAATCACTTCATAAAATTTAAATCACTAATATTTATATTTTTAATAATATTTATATTGTTTATAAAATAATTAAAAAAATAAAAAATATTCTTAAATAAGAAAAACAAACATAAAAACTACAAAAAATATTCTTAAATAAGAAAAATAACCATAAAACTATAAACATACTCAAATAAAAAAAAACAAACACAAATAGAACACAAAAAATAATAAAAAAGAATAGCTATCCAAAAAAAACAACATAAAAATTAAGAAAGAAATAAAAAAAGTGTAATTAGTTGTTAATTACAGAAAAAGAAACAATATAAAAAAACAATAAAGTATAATAAAAAAATAAAAAATAAAAAAATAATTAGTTTAATAATAAAATTATTAACTAATTATATAAAACAAAAATTTCTGTTGAAAAATAATATTCAACAAATAAATACGAAAAACCCTAAAAGATTTTAAAAGAATTACAATGATTCTAAATAATCAATTTTAGATTGAAGTATTTTAATTTGATCATTGTACCTTTTTTCCTCTTCATCTCGGAATTGATAAAGTTCACTTAAAAGTACATCAATCTCTTTATTAAAACTATCGAGATTTTTGTCTCTTTCTTTTTCTATTTCATTAATTTTTAATAAGAAATCTTTAATTTTATTTTTATTGAGCGATTCTTCATCAAGAATACCTAGTTCCAAATTAATTGCATCATCTAATATATCTTGTAATTTGATGCCCTTTGATTTAACTAAGTTCTTCTTTTCCCTATTTATTTTAACACTAGTAGTATCATTAAAATTTCTCATTTTAACACTAATATAAATTATCTACATATGAATATATAAATATTACCATTAAAATAAAGTAGACAGCTAAAAAATATTTTAAAAATAGCTATTAAATAAATAAAAAATAATGAGCAATTAGAAATTTTATAATAATAAAATTACCAACTAAATTAAAAAATAAAGAAAAAATTTAAAGTAAAAAAGATAATACTTAATAATCATCATTTATTAATCTAGAAATTAATTTATAACCAGGCTCTTTTTTAATAGAACCTTTAGATATTTTAGCTTCAC comes from the Methanobrevibacter wolinii SH genome and includes:
- a CDS encoding sensor histidine kinase — its product is MEYYKYKDKENLFKDISPYFNVNVFDDYNLYKMLGILCITQDSYKLKFQNGFFKIFGVKEYDSSNFDFNNLIDEISKNIINYKNTDKKLKGIIENLKNFKTKIAFINNVFYDTGDLIKCLEVYFVSTEINEEQSLLIVVKNDNIIIEDKLELLELNNQKSILLKEVHHRVKNNLQILNSLINIQQRFQFSDSEIIHSMKVYISSMAIIHEKLYSEDKFDYVLLNEFFIKFKNNLLDLYSNMGINFVFDLKENLYLNVNIMMPFSLILNELIINSIKYAFPDGFEGKKEIVCSIKSDDNLCKVHYFDNGVGLSNDLDKDSLGKILVDSLVGQIDGDFTICNSNKGFECYIEFPMIDV
- a CDS encoding aldo/keto reductase, with product MAAEFGFGLMRLPVIDDNVEDIDINQLQEMVDTAMENGVNFFDTAYPYHNGESEKAIKKTLVDKYPRDSYILSNKLPLFSIEKEEDMKNIFNIQIQRCGVEYFDYYMLHNLSTWSKTIFKDVDCFSFIKKLKEEGKAKKIGFSFHDTPELLKEILSKHPEMDFILLQINFVDWENESIKAKECYEIALDYGLEILVMEPLKGGTIVNMPDSAKNLLKNYHPNDSIAKWGLRFSGSLDNVSYVLSGVGDLEQLKDNIKTFNEFKPITLNELTLLSDVTEIINDSVAIPCTGCGYCLEDGICERHIPIAEYFNLYNQASLLGFKDFSTQQIYYRTIGLSPDKGLASECVDCGECSKICPQHLEISKYLMEVYKKFEITMNEF